The genomic region CCGCCCAGGCGGCGCACTTCGGCCACAAACTCGGGGCCGCTGCGCAGGCGGCGGTACTCGGCCAGGCGGGCTTCGTAGGTGGGGTCTGCGTCGGGGGTGCGATCGCTGTAGTTGGCTTGGCCCAGGCCAGCGCGGTTCCACAGGTTCAGGTCGGCTTGCACTTCGGCGCGGCTCAGTGCGGGGCCTTGGGCCACGGGCTCGTCACCACCCCATTGTTCGTTGATGGGAGTGGCAGATGCAGCACCAGCAAATGTGGCAGCGGCCAGGGTGGCAATGGCGATCAGGGTCTTGGCGTTGGTCATGGCAGTTCTTCCTTTGGAGTGAGATGTGCAGGGCGTGATTGCTTGCTGCATGGGAAGAAGTTTCTGCTTTTGCGCCTCTGGCGTATGTGCGTAAACGCACAGGTTTTGCGAGCTGCCAGGGACTCCAGGTCTACCCTTCGCGCCCGCCCCTACGCAGCCCTATGCCCAATGCTGCGAAGGGTGCCGCACATGCAGCACCTGCAGCGGCTGCGAACGCCCGCGCACCTGCACCTCTTCAGGCGTGCCCAGGGCATCGGCCACTCCGGCCCAGCGGGCTGATTCGAGCGACAGCACCAGCCGCGCACCCACCACCTTGGAATGGTCTTGCAGGCGGCTGGCCGTGTTCACCACCTCGCCCACGGCGCTGAAGGTGGTGGTGTCCTCGTAGCCCACCTGCCCCAGCGCCACGCGGCCAGCGTGCAGGCCCATGCCAAAGTCCAGCGGCTGGCCGAACTGGTCGCGGAAGGTTTCGCCCCACGCTTCCATGCGCTGCTCGATCAGCGCAGCCGCCTGCAGTGCCTGATGGCACGCGGTAGGCAGGTCGCACTGCAGACCGAAGATGGCCATCACGCTGTCGCCGATGAACTGGTTGGCCAGGCCCCCGCGTTCCTGCACGGCCGCCCCCACCCGCGCAAAGTACTGGTCCAGCACCCAGGCCAGGTCATGCGGCCATTGGCGCTCGGCCAGACCGGACCAGCGCCGCAAGTCCACAAACAGAATGGCCACCTGCCGCTCCTGTCCCATGCGCACCGGCAACTGGGGCTGGGCGGGCTGGAACAGGGGCGTGACCTGAATATCTCCGAGAGGCCGCAACTGGCAGGCCAGCCGTACCCCCGGCGGGGCCTGCACGCGGGCCAGCGTGGCGCGCTCATCGGCCCCCGGCTCTGGCAGATGCGCGGCAGGCCCCTGCACCCGCACCCGGCAGGTGGAGCAGCGTGCCCGCCCACCGCACAGCGAAAGGTGCTCAATGCCATGCGCCCGGCTGGCCTCCAGTACCGAATGGCCGCGTGGCACCTGCACCGTGCGGTCGGGGTAGCGCAGCTGGATGGGGCTGCCTGCACGCTGGCGTTGCCACTTTTGCCAGGCCCAGCGCACACCCAGCAGCGCGGCCAGCGCCACCAGCCAGCCCCAGCGCA from Acidovorax sp. DW039 harbors:
- a CDS encoding adenylate/guanylate cyclase domain-containing protein; amino-acid sequence: MSFFATRPLLPSQRSLRWVSGLVLWCYVALHLSNHALGLVSLGVAEAGLRGWAALWHSVPGTVVLYGALLTHWLLACVALWQRRSLRMPWVEALRLLLGLSLPVLLAAHFVGTRWTYETLGASPPYARMVQALARPENLVPLMLLLTGAWWHGCLGLHLALRGRAPGWQRWQPLLLTAAVLLPVLALLGLLSMAREVAWNAALGAASSLPPLPAVRRTPQQLAVADALEDALRWGWLVALAALLGVRWAWQKWQRQRAGSPIQLRYPDRTVQVPRGHSVLEASRAHGIEHLSLCGGRARCSTCRVRVQGPAAHLPEPGADERATLARVQAPPGVRLACQLRPLGDIQVTPLFQPAQPQLPVRMGQERQVAILFVDLRRWSGLAERQWPHDLAWVLDQYFARVGAAVQERGGLANQFIGDSVMAIFGLQCDLPTACHQALQAAALIEQRMEAWGETFRDQFGQPLDFGMGLHAGRVALGQVGYEDTTTFSAVGEVVNTASRLQDHSKVVGARLVLSLESARWAGVADALGTPEEVQVRGRSQPLQVLHVRHPSQHWA
- a CDS encoding DUF4148 domain-containing protein — protein: MTNAKTLIAIATLAAATFAGAASATPINEQWGGDEPVAQGPALSRAEVQADLNLWNRAGLGQANYSDRTPDADPTYEARLAEYRRLRSGPEFVAEVRRLGGEVSQVAGKGAAASAH